Within Synechococcus sp. NB0720_010, the genomic segment CGCCAACCTCGGTATGGAAGTGATGCACGAGCGCAACGCTCACAACTTCCCCCTCGACCTGGCTGCAGCTGAGTCCACCCCCGTGGCTCTGACCGCACCCGCCATCGGCTGAGGTTGATCCTCAAACCAAAAGGTTCAATCTCGGTTGAACCAGAAGCCCCCTCGCAAGAGGGGGCTTTTTGTTGGGGGGGGCGCTAGGCCTTGGTCCAGGTCACAGGCCTGCGGCGGTTGGGATAGAGCTCCTGACAGAGGGGACAGACCCGCCCATCACAACCACGAGCCGTGCAGAACTCCCTGCCATAAAAAATGATCTGCAGGTGAAGCTTGTTCCAGGCGTCCTTGGGGAACAGCCGCTTGAGATCCGTTTCAGTGCGAGCCACGCTGACGCCACTGCTCAAGCCCCAGCGCTGAGCCAAGCGGTGGATGTGGGTGTCCACGGGAAAAGCCGGGACCCCGAAGGCTTGAGCCATCACCACACTGGCGGTCTTATGGCCCACCCCCGGCAGCGCCTCGAGGGCTGAAAAACTGGCGGGGACCTCACCCCCATGGCGCTCCAGCAGGAGCTCCGCGAGACGCTTGA encodes:
- the nth gene encoding endonuclease III; the protein is MRKQERAALIMQRLEEHYPETPIPLDHSDPFTLLIAVLLSAQCTDKKVNEVTPALFAAGATPQAMAALPESEILDYIRQLGLAKTKARNVKRLAELLLERHGGEVPASFSALEALPGVGHKTASVVMAQAFGVPAFPVDTHIHRLAQRWGLSSGVSVARTETDLKRLFPKDAWNKLHLQIIFYGREFCTARGCDGRVCPLCQELYPNRRRPVTWTKA